The genome window CAGCCCATTTTCGCGATCCGGACGGCAATTTAATCGAATTAAACAGCGATCTTTAGAAATAGTGTCAGCCGGTTTGCCAGTTTGCCGGTTAGATCAAACCGGGCAGATGAATGACCACCACAATCTGGTCGAGATTTTCCGCAGTGGATAAAAAAACTTGACAAACTTATTTGTCTTCTTCATATTAAATAAAAATTTTTTTGATAAATCGTACAGCTTAATGGTTCCCGAACTGGGAATAATAGGGAAGCCGGTGAAAATCCGGTACGGACCCGCCGCTGTAATCCCGCCCTTTACGTAAAACAAAGGGAACCTTTTCAGCAGTAATGGCCACTGTCTCGGTCCACCGGGATGGGAAGGCCGCTGAAAAGGCGGGAAAGTCAGAAGACCTGCCATTAAGTTGACGTTTGAGGTGATGGCAAATCCTCAAGCGAGAAATCGCTTGGGGATTTTTTATTTTTAGGGCCCAGCAGCGGGAGTTACAATGAAAGCGGCTGTTCTTATAGAACCCGGCAAATTGGAATTACAGGAAATAACCACCCCGACCTGCCCTCCGGGGGGGGTGATCGTTAACGTCATGGCATGCGGCATATGCTCTGCTGATTCGAAGATGGCGGTAAAAGGTCATCGGGCTTTGCGATACCCGAGAATCTTAGGCCATGAGATTGCGGGAAAGGTGACCGAAAGCCGAACCCGGCGATTTGCGGCCGGTGACCGTGTCCAGGTGGCCCCGGGTCTTCGATGCGGCAACTGCGTCCAATGCCGAAAGGGATCAGACAACCAGTGCGAACACAGAGAAATCCTGGGCTTCACCCTTGACGGCGGATTTGCCCAGTATCTCGCAATCCCTTTAGAAGGACCGGTTATTGGCTCTCTAAACCGGCTCCCTGAAAATGTAGGCTATGCAGAGGCAACCCTGGGCGAGCCGATTGCCTGCTGTATGAATGCCCAGGAAAAAATCGGAGTGACTGCGGGAGACACGGTTTTGATTGCCGGAGCAGGACCCTTGGGCCTTCTCCATTGTTTTGTCGCAAGAAACCGGGGGGCTGCAAATATTATCATCAGCGAAATCCAAGCAAATCGCATTGCCACGGCTGTTAATTCCTGGGCTGACCAGGCCGTCAATCCAGAAAAAGATGATATCGTTAAAACCGTCATGGAAGCCACAAACCATAAAGGAATGGACGTGATCATCTTTGCCTGTTCTCAAATCGGCCTGGATGAAACATTTATCAAATTACTGGCACCCGGCGGCAGGGTATCCCTGTTCAGCGGTACCTCCCCGCCATATTCTCACATTCAACTGGACTCGAATGTGATCCATTACCATGAAATCCATATTTCCGGATCTTATGGTTGTACCGCACAACAAAATAAAGCGGCCATTGATTTGATCGCTTCAGGCAATCTTCCGGCCGGGGAATTGATAACCCACCGGGTAGGTTTAGACAATATTGGTGAAGGCCTTGCAAAAACACAATCAAACAAGGTCTTAAAGTCAATCTTGGAGGTGCAAGATGGATAGTAACGTAAAGAATTTTGGCAATTTCATTAACCGTCTGATTGCAGGAGAAGACCTTACGAGGGAAGAAACACGAAATTTATTCAATGAGATCCTCCTGGATGAACAACCCGAATTGCATCAGGGCGCCTTTCTCGCGGCAATCACAGCCAAAGGTCCCAGCCCAAAGGAAATCGCAGGAGCCTGGCAGGCCATTTATGAGCTTGATACGGTTAAGGTATCACCGAACATCGAAAAACCGCTCGTGGATAATTGTGGGACGGGGATGGACAGTTTCAAGACTTTTAACATCAGCACGTGCTCGTCAATTGTGGCGGCTGCGGGCGGCGTCTGTCTTGCCAGGCATGGGGCAAGAGCGATCACCTCCCATTGCGGCACCGTTGATCTGTGTGAGGCCATCGGGGTAGATGTAGAGTGTTCGGCACTGACTGTTAAAGAAAGCATTGAAAGCGTGGGCCTCGGACTTTTCAACGGGATGAGTCCCGGCGTGCATCCACAGGCACTCTTCAGAATTCTTTCGCGGATGTGTTTCGGGAGTATCCTGAATATCGCCGCGTCTCTCGCAAATCCGGCAAACCCCAGATATGGCGTAAGAGGCGTCTATGCCAGGGAAATGGTGTACCCGGTCGTCGAAACGATGAAAGAAATCGGGTTTGAAAGAGCCATGGTCTTTCATGGGAGCAGCGGCAATGGTGTCGGGGGTATGGATGAACTTTCTCCGGTGTGCGAAAGTTTTGTCGCTGAACTGAACCCGGACGGTAACGTTGTGAATTATATTCTGCACCCCGAAGCAGTGGGCCTGAAAAATAATTTTAAATTAGAAGAAATCGCAGGAGGACACGACCCGCACCAAGAAGCCCTCAGGCTGCTGAAAGTATTCACAGGAAAGGATAACGGTGCATTGTATGAAACCGTCTGTCTCAATGCCGCTCCCATCTTCCTAGTGACAGACGACGTTGGAAACTTAAAAGAGGGGGTAGAAAAATCCCGGGCCGTTATAGATTCCGGCTGTGCTTTGGAAAAGTTGAGACAGTGGGTTCAGTCCCAAAATATCAGTCCGGAAGCAGGCGAAAAACGGTTTCAATCACTGTTAGAAGAACTATAGATACCTTATGTGTCGGGGAGTTTCTTATATTTAATCGCTTCATGAATAATCAGCGACTTCATCGCGTAAACTCATGCATAAAGGCTCGTAAAGAAAAAACAGAATACATATTTTAGGAGGCAAAGAAGATGGAAACGAAAAACATCGGGTTAGAAGAAATTTTAGGAGGAATCGGACCGGTTGACTCTGAATGGATAGAAAAGGCAAAGGAACGTACCGCTCAACTGGTAATGCCTACCAGAGCTTTGGGAAGGCTTCATGATATTTCAGAGAGGCTATGCGGCATACAAAAAACGTTGAAGCCGTCTGTCGATCGTAAGGCTATACTGGTAATGGCCGGAGATCATGGTGTTGTCAAGGACGGCGTGAGCGCCTACCCCCAGGAAGTTACGGGTGCAATGGTGCAGACATTTTTAGCCGGCGGAGCCGGGATCAACGCAATTGCCCGGCATGTCGGGGCAGAAGTTTGGGTAGTGGACATGGGTATTATTCCTGATCTGGATCCCGGTTCGCTGGAAGGGGGAGATCAGTTTTTGGTCCGTAAAATTGCAAAAGGAACGGCAAACCTGGTGAAAGGCCCCGCCATAAAGGCATGGTGTCAAATCTTGAACTGTGAATAAATTCGGTCAAATTTTTCGTTCAACCGGCGATCTTTTTTTAATCTTGATTTTATAGACTTTACGATGTGACTTATCGATGAATAGGTCACTCCAAATAACTATCCGATTGCTTCGTTTGTCAACAAGCCTGTCTTCCAAACAAAAAAGACCAATAAATCCCGGTCATTTTTATCAGATTTTGTTATTCTTTGGGATTCTTTTTAACGGGATAGATTACAATCGATAATTCGGGCTGCTTTACTTAACAGGGCTACCGGATCAACACCTTTGGCCACATCACGCTGCTGCGGAATCTCCCTATGAGGTTTTTCCGGCAAATATGTGCTGCGAATTTTATCAACAAAATTTTGCGTGCCTAAAACAATTCCGTGACGCAAATCTTCCCATAGCTGCTTCTCTTCTTTAGCATAGCCTTGTACTTTTTCTCTGTATGCCTTATGGCTGTCCTCACTCTTGAATTGGGACAATATTAACCGGCGGAATGTGTCAATGAAAATGAGACACCATTTTCAATTTATTAGTGTCGAACGACAATGTATCATCGAGCGACAGCACTTATTTCTCCGGAACTCTCTGGAAAGGCATGACCTCCGCTCCATATTTTTATGGGCTGATTTTCGGCCAGGGCTTCCCTGCGCTCGGAGACCGTTTCGCATTGGGTCATTTCAGCTTTCGGCTTGTTGATCCAGGCGGCCTCGGGCAGCGGTTGCGGCAATGGCATTTTGCCTTTAAACCTTTCCGGATGTTTCCCGAAGGCGGATTGAAGCACTTCAGACCTTGCTTTAATGATCTGATCTGCCATGCCGTAATGAACCTGTTCCGGGGTCATCAAGGCGATTCCTGAGTGACGATGCTCTTTGTTATAATAGGTAAAAAAATCCTGGCAGAAGTACCTGGCATCCTGGATTGATCCGAATCTTTCAGGAAATTCCGGACAGTATTTCAATGTTTTGAACTGCGCTTCGGAATAAGGATTGTCATTGCTCACGTGCGGGCGACTATGTGTTTTGGTAACGCCCAGATCGGCAAGAAGATGCGCAACAAGCTTCGACTTCATGCTGGCGCCCCTGTCTGCATGAATCGTGAGCGTATCTGGCTCAATACCCTGCTTTTTGCAGGTGTCTTCGATAAGCCTTTTGGCCAGCGCATCTTGCTCCCGGTGAGCTATCATCCAGCCGACAACATAGCGGCTGAATATATCAAGGATTACGTAAAGATAGAAGTAGGTCCATTTGACAGGGCCTTTTAGTTTGGTGATATCCCAGGACCACACTTGATTAGGAGTGGTGGCCAGAAGTTCGGGTTTTTCATAGTGATTCCTTTGGTGCCCCCTTCTTCGCTCTTTGACATCGCCGTGAACGGACTGGAGGATTCGATACATGGTCCTGACCGAACAGTGGTACTCTCCGTCGTCAAGAAGCATCGCATATACCTGGTGGGGGGCTTTATCCTGGAATCGATCAGAATAAAGGATATCAAGGACAAGCTGTCTTTCTTCAGAACTCAAGGCAAGCGGCGGTGAAGGCCTATGGTTACTAAGAGCGGCAGGTTGTTTTGATCCGCCAAGATATCGATAAAAAGAGGAACGTGGCACTTGCAGGGCTTCGCATGCAGGCTTTTTCCCCACCTCGGCGCTCAAGCTTATGGCAGCGTTCATTATTGGCTCCTTTCCAGGTCGTTGAGATTCTGGTCTATCCCCAGGATCTCTGAAATTTTTTTTTGAGCCTCAATGATAAGTTCCGCTCTCTTGAGTTTATGCTGAAGCTGCCGGTTTTCATTTTCAAGCTGGGAAACACGTTCAGCCAGCGGATTTTTTTCTTTGATTTTTCGGCCCCGCTTCTTCGGGCCCATTGCTGTTAAAAGCCCTTGAGTACGCTGCCGGCGCCAGGTTGTCAGATTGGTAAAATAAAGCCCTTCACGACGCAGCATGGCTCCGAGTTGGCCGGGTTCTGTACATGTATCAGCTTCTGTAAGAATTCGAAGTTTATATTTCGCCGTGAATTTCCTGCGTGGCTTTTTCTCAGGAACCTCAGGGTCTGGGGGCGAAATAACAAGCGATTCACGACCGCCAACCGATGGGGAAACTCCGGTCGCCCTACGGGCTCCCTCCGTTTCCCCATCGGTTGAACCTGGGGCATAGATGGTGCTTGGGGATGTCATTTGTATTGTTTTCATAGGTGATCCTCCTACCCGCCCTACACTAATTTTTCAAGGGGTAAGTGTCTCACCTTCATTGGCACAGAGGGTTGATTAAAACTATATAACCTTGCTCTTGCAGCCGATAGCTAAACGCTGCGGCTGAAAAGCCCATTAGAAGAAACAAAGTGAATACTAACCTCTCTCAGTATCAGAAAGATTTATCCGAGTTAATTGCGCTTGGCGATTCTATGTCGAAGAACCTATTTTCCCGCTCCAATAAAACGAATGAAGCGGATAAGAGAATCCCCGGAGTTTTTGAACGGAATTATCAGCGCTGGTATACTGAAGCCTCAGCATTAATAAGGCAAGTAGTCCCAGATCGGCATAGCGAGTTTGAGTCGTTTTATTTGGCTGATCCTAAAAGGAAGTCTATAGATGCGACATCTTACAAAATTCAAGATTGGCTAATGGGCATGGGTGTACAACCTAACCGTTTTACTGGTGAAACCTCGTTGGATTGTTTTGTAGCTGTGGTAATGCGTTTTCAGGTCCAACTCGATATTTTAAAAGCAATAGAAAGTC of Candidatus Desulfatibia profunda contains these proteins:
- a CDS encoding alcohol dehydrogenase catalytic domain-containing protein, whose amino-acid sequence is MKAAVLIEPGKLELQEITTPTCPPGGVIVNVMACGICSADSKMAVKGHRALRYPRILGHEIAGKVTESRTRRFAAGDRVQVAPGLRCGNCVQCRKGSDNQCEHREILGFTLDGGFAQYLAIPLEGPVIGSLNRLPENVGYAEATLGEPIACCMNAQEKIGVTAGDTVLIAGAGPLGLLHCFVARNRGAANIIISEIQANRIATAVNSWADQAVNPEKDDIVKTVMEATNHKGMDVIIFACSQIGLDETFIKLLAPGGRVSLFSGTSPPYSHIQLDSNVIHYHEIHISGSYGCTAQQNKAAIDLIASGNLPAGELITHRVGLDNIGEGLAKTQSNKVLKSILEVQDG
- the trpD gene encoding anthranilate phosphoribosyltransferase, whose translation is MDSNVKNFGNFINRLIAGEDLTREETRNLFNEILLDEQPELHQGAFLAAITAKGPSPKEIAGAWQAIYELDTVKVSPNIEKPLVDNCGTGMDSFKTFNISTCSSIVAAAGGVCLARHGARAITSHCGTVDLCEAIGVDVECSALTVKESIESVGLGLFNGMSPGVHPQALFRILSRMCFGSILNIAASLANPANPRYGVRGVYAREMVYPVVETMKEIGFERAMVFHGSSGNGVGGMDELSPVCESFVAELNPDGNVVNYILHPEAVGLKNNFKLEEIAGGHDPHQEALRLLKVFTGKDNGALYETVCLNAAPIFLVTDDVGNLKEGVEKSRAVIDSGCALEKLRQWVQSQNISPEAGEKRFQSLLEEL
- a CDS encoding nicotinate-nucleotide--dimethylbenzimidazole phosphoribosyltransferase, with the protein product METKNIGLEEILGGIGPVDSEWIEKAKERTAQLVMPTRALGRLHDISERLCGIQKTLKPSVDRKAILVMAGDHGVVKDGVSAYPQEVTGAMVQTFLAGGAGINAIARHVGAEVWVVDMGIIPDLDPGSLEGGDQFLVRKIAKGTANLVKGPAIKAWCQILNCE